The Mycolicibacterium brumae DNA window GCGAACTCGACAAGACCACCAAGCGGCTGGCCACCACCGAAGCCGCCCTGGACATCATGGGAAAAGCACACGCGCTCTTGGAAAGTCTCTCCGAGAGCGCGGAGCCGCCGACCAAGCCGACCAAGCGCTGATGGACACCTGGACCGCTCTGCGCGGCCTGCATGTCACGACCCGGGCTGCGGCGGTGTTGACCGGGATGCACCGCTCGACCGCGCTGCGGCGGGCCGCACCCGCGCCGGCCGGGCCGGCGCGGGCGCCCGCGGCGCCGGTCAACAAGCTGTCCGCCGCCGAGTGCGCTCGGGTGGTGGAGGTGCTCAACAGTGCCCGGTTCGTCGATGCCGCCCCGATCCAGGTGTGGGCCACGTTGCTCGATGAGGACACTTACCTGTGCTCGGTGTCGACGATGTATCGCCTGCTGAACGAGAACAAGCAGGTCAAGGAGCGGCGCCGGCTGGCCCGGCACCGCAAGGCGGTCTGCCCGGAGTTGGTGGCCACCGCGCCCCGGCAGGTGTACTCCTGGGACATCACCAAGCTGCGCGGCCCGGCCAAGGGCCTCTACTACGACGCCTACGTGATGATCGACATCTACTCGCGTTACATCGTCGGGGTGCACGTGCACGCCCGCGAATGCGGTGTGCTGGCCAAAGAGATGATGGAGCAGATCTTCGGAACCTACGGCATCCCACACGTCGTGCACGCCGACCGGGGCACCTCGATGACGAGCAACACCGTCGCCGGCCTGCTCTGCGATCTGGGGGTGACCCGCTCGCATTCGCGGCCCAAGGTTTCCAATGACAACCCCTACAGCGAGTCGTGGTTCAAGACCCTCAAGTACGCGCCGACGTTTCCGGACCGGTTCGAATCCATCCATCACGCAAGGGATTTCATGGATGAGTTCGTGGACTGGTACAACCACGAGCATCGGCACAGCGGCATCGGCCTGCACACCCCCGCCGACGTCTTC harbors:
- a CDS encoding IS3 family transposase (programmed frameshift), whose translation is MDSTHPRSDGPQRRRTFSPADKLAHLVAYEQACETNDGGAYLRREGLYSSLISEWRKQRDAGVLEGKPAGAKVGRLTAEQAEIARLKRELDKTTKRLATTEAALDIMGKAHALLESLSESGGAADQADQALMDTWTALRGLHVTTRAAAVLTGMHRSTALRRAAPAPAGPARAPAAPVNKLSAAECARVVEVLNSARFVDAAPIQVWATLLDEDTYLCSVSTMYRLLNENKQVKERRRLARHRKAVCPELVATAPRQVYSWDITKLRGPAKGLYYDAYVMIDIYSRYIVGVHVHARECGVLAKEMMEQIFGTYGIPHVVHADRGTSMTSNTVAGLLCDLGVTRSHSRPKVSNDNPYSESWFKTLKYAPTFPDRFESIHHARDFMDEFVDWYNHEHRHSGIGLHTPADVFYGLAAEKDTQRRIVLAEARARHRHRFSQDRAPKIIDLPETAAINPPKPAEPEDQTTAA